From the genome of Streptomyces sp. NBC_01317, one region includes:
- a CDS encoding DUF3000 domain-containing protein — translation MAAAQGQFSDHSNGTEGTEGRDGDAEGDAVPRAFRQAVEALRAARLRPEIEIDPTPPPKRLAPHAYALEAAVVDGEDDLADGRLVLLHDPAGHDAWQGTFRLVTLVRAELEPEMAADPLLPEVCWSWLTGALEARGLSYGEASGTVTRAGSHYFGGLAERRPATQIEIRASWTPREGRGGVPDTAAHLAAWCDLLCQLAGLPPVGPGTGHGGPDAGVVSLPQRRGPQVS, via the coding sequence ATGGCTGCGGCTCAGGGACAGTTTTCCGATCATTCCAACGGCACCGAGGGAACGGAGGGCAGGGACGGGGACGCGGAGGGGGACGCCGTTCCACGGGCCTTCCGGCAGGCGGTCGAGGCCCTGCGGGCGGCACGGTTGCGTCCCGAGATCGAGATCGACCCGACCCCGCCGCCGAAGCGGCTGGCTCCGCACGCGTACGCCCTGGAGGCGGCGGTCGTCGACGGTGAGGACGACCTGGCGGACGGCAGGCTGGTCCTGCTCCACGACCCGGCGGGGCACGACGCCTGGCAGGGGACCTTCCGGCTGGTGACTCTCGTACGGGCGGAACTGGAACCGGAGATGGCGGCGGACCCGCTGCTCCCCGAGGTGTGCTGGTCGTGGCTGACCGGCGCGCTGGAGGCGCGGGGGCTGTCGTACGGGGAGGCGAGCGGCACCGTCACCCGTGCGGGGTCGCACTACTTCGGCGGGCTCGCGGAGCGCAGGCCCGCGACGCAGATCGAGATCCGGGCGTCGTGGACGCCCCGGGAGGGCCGGGGCGGGGTGCCGGACACGGCCGCGCACCTGGCGGCCTGGTGCGATCTGCTGTGCCAGCTGGCCGGGTTGCCCCCGGTAGGGCCTGGAACGGGCCACGGAGGGCCGGACGCGGGTGTGGTGTCCCTTCCCCAGCGGCGCGGCCCGCAGGTCTCCTGA
- a CDS encoding helix-turn-helix transcriptional regulator, with amino-acid sequence MSVLLEQPASLVAYRPNKPTAMVVVADPRVRSTVTRHLWALGVRDVIEASSIAEARPRVGNPRDICVADVHLPDGSGLTLLSETRAAGWPNGLALSAADDIGAVRNALAGGVKGYVVTGTRTNIGHPTRPGAAPIGAGPRMHRRPPGAPSHPGGYRELSGREVEVLRLVAEGQSNKAIGVSMGLSALTVKSHLARIARKLGTGDRAGMVAVALRTGIIH; translated from the coding sequence GTGTCCGTTCTCCTCGAGCAGCCCGCAAGCCTGGTCGCCTACCGCCCGAACAAGCCGACGGCCATGGTCGTCGTGGCCGACCCGCGCGTCCGCTCCACCGTCACCCGCCACCTGTGGGCCCTTGGAGTCCGTGACGTCATCGAGGCGTCGTCCATCGCGGAGGCCCGTCCCCGCGTCGGCAACCCGCGCGACATCTGCGTGGCCGACGTCCACCTGCCCGACGGTTCCGGGCTGACCCTGCTGTCCGAGACCCGGGCCGCAGGCTGGCCCAACGGTCTGGCCCTCTCCGCCGCCGACGACATCGGCGCGGTGCGCAACGCCCTCGCGGGCGGCGTCAAGGGCTACGTCGTGACCGGCACGCGTACGAACATCGGCCACCCGACCCGTCCCGGCGCCGCGCCCATCGGCGCGGGACCGCGGATGCACCGCCGCCCCCCGGGCGCCCCGAGCCACCCGGGCGGTTACCGCGAGCTCTCCGGCCGTGAGGTCGAGGTGCTCAGACTCGTGGCCGAGGGCCAGTCCAACAAGGCCATCGGCGTCTCGATGGGCCTGTCGGCCCTGACCGTGAAGAGCCACCTCGCCCGTATCGCGCGCAAGCTCGGCACGGGTGACCGGGCGGGGATGGTCGCCGTGGCCCTCCGTACCGGAATCATCCACTGA